DNA from Vitis vinifera cultivar Pinot Noir 40024 chromosome 19, ASM3070453v1:
AACCATGAATGAATGGAAGAattttaattccataaatttggCACAGTGACAGAATCATCCATTTGGAGAAACCCATTTGCTGGTTGGACTTTCCTTATTCAGGAGAAAGGATTACTGGTAGAATCAAATTACTTATTCTCTTTCTAtatcaactaatttttttatttttttttaatacaagaaGAAAAAGTCCATGTGTGATGATACAAGCATCATACCTGCAAAGTATTGATATCAAAATCTCCAATAGAAGGATCTAGAGGAGGTCGACCAATATTCTTGGTTTCCATTTTCCCATCCTAAAAGCATCAAAGTCATCAGAAAATCTAAAGGCAGAGAAGAATAACGGTCGAGGAAAAGTTCTTAAACCAAATCACcattaaaagaagaaatataCCTCGCCCTCTGAATCTGGTGTTCTAAGGTTCTCGATCATACGATCAAATTGTACACTGTCACTCTCCTTTATTTCAGAAGGACTGTAATCTGAATGCAAATCAGTACTGTCAGCAGCAATCCTACCAGGTGGTGATTCTTTCTGATTTTCTTCACCAAAACTTATTCGTGACTCCAACTGGCCTATCAAAACTTCATCTGCCATTAAAGGCGTAAATTGATAAGGTTTAGACACTTCTTCTTCGACCTTTGTAAGGACCGATGAAAATCCAAGATGATCTTGATCCATAAGAGAAACATCATTTTGAACAAATCCACCCTGTGCTAGCTTCTGAAAGTATGACCAATGCTTAGGTTCACGATTTTCCATGTTTAAGCTCAAGCCAGCTCCATCTTTTTGTGGTTTGCTAATGTCAGGGGAATCTGCAAAATGTACAGCTTTGGAGAATATATCGGAAAGGAAATCACGAGGGAACCGGTCATTGATATCAATAAGGATATCTCCCTGCTCAGGCGTGGAAACACCAACAGAGCTCCCTGTCCAAGCAAAAGTTTGAGCATCCCCCACTCCCAGAGTGTTATTACTAGTGAAATCCTTTCCGGACATCTCACCCTGATCAAGCTCCGGTGGAGTAGATAGAGGATCCTGACAGTGCTTAACAGAAGCAACTTGATTCATTGCAGGCAGTTCTGATCCAGGTTCAGTTGTTCCATGAAGCAGGAGTTTCCTAGGGATATCTTTGGTGCCGGTTGTTCCATGGTCAGCCTTAACAGCCATATCCTCAACCATAGCTTCTCCAGTTGAGATGGACTGTTCAGTTTGAGGAGCCAGATTTCCATTCCGCAGTTTGTCAGTGGATTCGGCGACTGAATCCTGCTTTTCAATATCAGAACGTGAGTGGGATATAAGAAACTGAGAACCAAGTGAATCGTCAGACTTTGATAACCGATTGAGCAGCTCTGCCTGCTCCCGGGGAACTCTTTCAGAATAATAGACCCTCTGAGGAAGCACAGGTGGCTCCAGGTAGCTCAAATCCATTAGACCAGACCCAGGGTCAGCATATACAGGAGCAAATGGACTACTTGATGCGGGATGATGATCATAATCAGATTTAGGAACCTGTGCCTGATTCATAGCATCAACAGAAGAAGAGATCTCCACAGGTTTGTGGTGCTTTCCCTTATTTTCTGAAGGAAATTGATCCAGTGAAGAAATGGAGACTAATGCTTCTTCAACTGGAATGCGATCCATCACCTCACCATCAGATGGCTGTGATGGTATGAGACAATCATTTTTTGAAGGAGAGATATTTTCAGGAATATTCTCTTGCTGAATTGAAGCATCATTTTTTAGAGTTACCTCCTTCACTAGCACACTTGGATCCTGAACTTGCAAGCCAATGTATGGCTGCCCTTCAGCATAGCCTTCTTGTTGAGTCATCAGCCCATGAACTGGCATCAGATTAGTACTTTCTTGATATGGTGTGCAATTAGATTGATGAGAAGGATAACCATAATGCAGCATGTGCTGACTAGTTTCTCCATGATAGATCATCTGGCCATGGTAAAACGGTGGGTCAGCTTCATAAGCACTGGAAGAATTTGGTAGAATTGGTTGAGAAGATTGAATTGTGGATGGTGGGACGATAGTGCCTGTCAAAGGCAGAGTGCTGATGCCAACAGAGTCCGTTGCAACTCTAGTGGCATTCCTCTCAATATTTTGCCCATCTAAATCAGCCAAATTATTTGAGGAAGAGCCTACCAAACCATGCAGAGTTGAGTTTTTTCTCGATCCCATGTCCATGCCATTGACAGCAACAACATACTGAATCTCTGAATCACCATCTGTGCTGTCCAGACCAAAATAAGCATCATCCAAGTCACTTGTAGAAAACAGAAACATCCTCAGTTTCTTTGATCCTTCTCCATCTTCTAGTTCATTACATTCCTCCATCATGTTCTGCAAATCCTCGTCACAAGAAACAGAAACTAAGGCATCAAGGTCCTCCCCAGGAAGCTGATACTTAATAATATGAGCTTGGTTAAAGACCATTAACGTTTTCTGCACAAGCTCCTGCCAAGAAATGTCCTTTCTTATACGAATAATACGTGTTTCACCTCCAACATATCTGAGTTTTCCATCACTAGGCCGGGGAAGGATTTTACCACCAAAGCTGCATAGAACTTTCATCTTTGTAGATGAGctatcagatgctccagaagaGGCATACCCATGAATTACTCCTCGACTGCTATCATGCCCTGATGAAGTCCGTGGCACCAATTGCACAGAACCATAGTAACTTCTGTCTTCATATAAAGCAGAGTTCTTTCTCTCAAACTCTTTTGGGCCTCTTTCTACAATTGTAAGCATTGAGATATCTGACCCACTTTCAGACCCTGTATGATTGATGCCTAAAATCCCTTTCAATTCTGTATACTTTGGTACATAGTGGGGATCACCAGCAGTATCTGGAATGAATTGATTCCTTGGATTCACCCGATCAAGCATAAATTCCAGGGCAAACTCCTCACCTGTCTGTATGGAGTAATTACGCACAGGTTTAACTTCCAAATTGTTAAACTCTGGAGGTCTTGTATCAGTATTTATGGCAGTTGTTGGGTCCAGCATAAAGCCCTGAGATTCAGGGTAAAATTTCCCATTTCCAGGTTCCATGGAATTATATTGAAATTGTTTATATGTTTTTGGTTTCCTCCATCTAATTAAACTTCAATGGGCATAAGACTTGGATGTAAACACCATCAGGATCGCGTATAACACAAATTAGTCAATCCCAAACTGACCGAAGCACATTCTTCACTTGCAGACAAAGTTTATCAgccaatataaaaatgaaatggaataaAACCTACAGTAGGTGCTCAAACAGGCAACAATCCAGCAAATTTCCAGCTTCAGTTATCGTTACCAAGAATTCTTATGGCTTCAACAATATACGATGTTCTCCAATGAGCCAAAGCACCTCCAAAGCATATCACACTGGCCACATAAGTTTATAAAAGTCAAGAGAAAAGTTTAAGCAACAagattatcaaataataaaaacataagaaGATCCCAGAATCAAACTATCAATTTTGAGTCAAATAAAGAGAAACATGAAACAAATGCTTGTAAAAGAAAACGAAATAGTAAGTCTAGCAAATGCCtcaagttttgttttttctttccccaTTTGTACACCTTAATATTAACTCCTGCAGATTTAAAGTAAGATCATATGAGTAAACTCGAAGCTTaaatttcttcataattttgATAGCTGGAATTGAATATTGgcaaaaaattaaatgaactGAACGCCAAAATCTAGTTGCTCtcgtttttcctttttggaaggCCACAAGACCATGGACCGATCACCTCCAGTGAAACTTTACATAATCATGACATTTTACATAGCATTAGTTGCAGTAGGGGATCTAAAACCTTCTCGACAAGAATATAATCACCTTTTTGCATTTGAGGAACAACCATCATTCCCTAAGTAAATCTTGCTAAATAATATTATCAGATTGTTACCAAGCTAAAaggcaaagaaaagaaagaaatttaagaTGCAGAAAAGCAATTAAGAaccaatccaaaaaaaatgcaaattctAAAACAATATTGTTTCTACCCGGCAGGCAACAGCAAGGCTATAAAATATGGACAAGTTA
Protein-coding regions in this window:
- the LOC100257013 gene encoding uncharacterized protein LOC100257013, which encodes MEPGNGKFYPESQGFMLDPTTAINTDTRPPEFNNLEVKPVRNYSIQTGEEFALEFMLDRVNPRNQFIPDTAGDPHYVPKYTELKGILGINHTGSESGSDISMLTIVERGPKEFERKNSALYEDRSYYGSVQLVPRTSSGHDSSRGVIHGYASSGASDSSSTKMKVLCSFGGKILPRPSDGKLRYVGGETRIIRIRKDISWQELVQKTLMVFNQAHIIKYQLPGEDLDALVSVSCDEDLQNMMEECNELEDGEGSKKLRMFLFSTSDLDDAYFGLDSTDGDSEIQYVVAVNGMDMGSRKNSTLHGLVGSSSNNLADLDGQNIERNATRVATDSVGISTLPLTGTIVPPSTIQSSQPILPNSSSAYEADPPFYHGQMIYHGETSQHMLHYGYPSHQSNCTPYQESTNLMPVHGLMTQQEGYAEGQPYIGLQVQDPSVLVKEVTLKNDASIQQENIPENISPSKNDCLIPSQPSDGEVMDRIPVEEALVSISSLDQFPSENKGKHHKPVEISSSVDAMNQAQVPKSDYDHHPASSSPFAPVYADPGSGLMDLSYLEPPVLPQRVYYSERVPREQAELLNRLSKSDDSLGSQFLISHSRSDIEKQDSVAESTDKLRNGNLAPQTEQSISTGEAMVEDMAVKADHGTTGTKDIPRKLLLHGTTEPGSELPAMNQVASVKHCQDPLSTPPELDQGEMSGKDFTSNNTLGVGDAQTFAWTGSSVGVSTPEQGDILIDINDRFPRDFLSDIFSKAVHFADSPDISKPQKDGAGLSLNMENREPKHWSYFQKLAQGGFVQNDVSLMDQDHLGFSSVLTKVEEEVSKPYQFTPLMADEVLIGQLESRISFGEENQKESPPGRIAADSTDLHSDYSPSEIKESDSVQFDRMIENLRTPDSEGEDGKMETKNIGRPPLDPSIGDFDINTLQIIKNEDLEELKELGSGTFGTVYHGKWRGSDVAIKRIKKICFTSRSSEQERLTIEFWREADILSKLHHPNVVAFYGVVHDGPGATLATVTEYMVDGSLRHVLLRKDRYLDRRKRLLIAMDAAFGMEYLHSKNIVHFDLKCDNLLVNLKDPLRPICKVGDFGLSKIKRNTLVSGGVRGTLPWMAPELLNGSSNKVSEKVDVFSFGIVLWEILTGEEPYANMHYGAIIGGIVSNTLRPTVPSSCDPEWRTLMEQCWAPNPAVRPSFTEITGRLRVMSAAAQTKTPGHKASK